A stretch of Triticum aestivum cultivar Chinese Spring chromosome 1D, IWGSC CS RefSeq v2.1, whole genome shotgun sequence DNA encodes these proteins:
- the LOC123182538 gene encoding transcription termination factor MTERF15, mitochondrial: MLRLRCCILARLRSSPATSQGSYLHRAISAAAAAPVISPNPSFAVDDYLVETCGLTRAQALKASPKLSHLKSPTKPDAVLSFLAAQGFSSSDVAAVVAGDPKVLCSRVDGYLGPVVAQLTGLGLSRSQIARLISCCHGNLHLTSIVSKLQYYMPLFGSIDNTLRALKGHFYLISSNLERVVKPNVATLRDSGLGDCDIAKLCLAHTRLLTTSVESIRAIVACAESLGVPRGSRMFRHAVCAVAFLGVDKIAAKVVYLKKTFRWSDAQVGIAVSKFPPLLRRSKDSLQRRSEFLISEVGLEPTYIAHRPMLLSYSLEGRLRPRYYVVKFLKENGFLNHDRDYYNTLNISEKTFMEKFVCPQKEAAPHLAEDYAGACRGEVPTRFRIA, translated from the coding sequence atgctccGCCTCCGGTGCTGCATCCTCGCCCGCCTCCGCTCATCTCCCGCCACCTCTCAGGGCTCCTATCTCCACCGCGCcatctctgccgccgccgccgcgcccgtcaTCTCCCCAAACCCTAGCTTCGCCGTGGACGACTACCTCGTCGAGACCTGCGGCCTCACTCGAGCGCAGGCACTCAAGGCCTCCCCCAAGCTCTCCCACCTCAAATCCCCCACCAAGCCCGACGCCGTCCTCTCCTTCCTCGCCGCCCAGGGCTTCTCCAGCTCCGACGTTGCCGCCGTCGTCGCGGGAGACCCCAAGGTACTCTGCTCCAGAGTGGACGGATACCTTGGCCCCGTCGTCGCCCAGCTCACCGGCCTCGGTCTCTCGCGTTCTCAGATCGCGCGCCTCATCTCCTGCTGCCACGGCAACTTACATCTCACATCCATCGTCTCCAAGCTGCAGTACTACATGCCCCTCTTCGGTTCCATCGACAACACCCTCCGAGCTCTCAAGGGCCACTTTTACCTTATCTCGTCTAACCTTGAGAGGGTGGTCAAGCCCAACGTCGCAACCCTGCGGGACTCGGGGCTGGGTGATTGCGACATTGCCAAGTTGTGCTTAGCTCATACACGGCTGCTCACCACCAGTGTAGAATCCATCCGGGCAATCGTGGCATGCGCTGAAAGTCTTGGTGTGCCCCGTGGATCTCGGATGTTCAGGCATGCGGTGTGTGCTGTTGCATTCCTCGGCGTGGACAAGATCGCCGCCAAAGTGGTGTATTTGAAGAAAACCTTTAGGTGGTCAGATGCTCAGGTCGGCATTGCTGTGTCCAAGTTTCCACCCTTGCTGAGGAGGTCTAAGGATTCTCTGCAGAGGAGGTCAGAGTTCCTCATCTCTGAGGTGGGGCTGGAACCGACATACATTGCTCATCGTCCGATGTTGCTCTCTTACAGCCTGGAGGGCCGGCTCAGGCCCCGGTACTATGTTGTAAAGTTTCTCAAGGAAAACGGATTTCTAAATCATGACCGGGATTACTATAATACACTCAATATCAGCGAGAAGACATTCATGGAGAAGTTCGTATGTCCTCAGAAGGAAGCTGCACCCCACCTCGCTGAAGACTATGCCGGTGCTTGCAGAGGGGAAGTGCCCACTAGATTCAGAATTGCATGA